In one window of Drosophila mauritiana strain mau12 chromosome X, ASM438214v1, whole genome shotgun sequence DNA:
- the LOC117146558 gene encoding translation initiation factor eIF-2B subunit epsilon, translating to MAQFEKEIVQAVLIADNNVWNFKPLSDEGSTALLPLVNVRMLDYALMALNRSGVEEVFVYTSLYRSSIREHIRAGIATDAAWSFKMTVHVIGGEGCRCFGDAMRDLDNKALIRGNFILLGADTVTNADLRPVLEQHKRQAKFDKGTAATLVFKECANNVRTGNEVLIAVDRRNDRLHYHQRLRMHHKENRYQIPLDVFLGNSCVALHHNLLDPQIAIGSPSMLSLFNDNFDFQTRDDFVRGLLINEELLDSRIYVALLPAAQYAHKVNNWPAYQLVSRDIINRWAYPFVPDIGLYKLQQEYVFHKDNIYKSPEAQVSKVALLQNVVIEAGSHVDSGSVIGDSVIGANCRIGKNCRLTNAFLMAGVTVMDNCRLEHCVVGEGAIINEDCDVSAGCVLGAKSVLPAKTTLAKTLITRTPSRRRSEDEVVVEVKSIGPEAYIVSDLTTGDPEDSEGEDLLPQQPLSIPKMGDLLAPLEEISYCSDFSEDDEDASRAVTPLPDDTNIFLGEVIDSLTRGFREKSNPDFLVLEINSSRYAYNMSLKEVNFNVVKAVFGMQSIVEPANDNVLVAINAAFKQLGPVVSNYIKSEDAMMDCLKALEDVYEENHLVRGKISQIVHYLYDKDFVSESAIQAWYEQLDEEEHAHLRQSLAKLVAWLDQSSEEDDDDDEEEDDD from the exons ATGGCCCAATTCGAGAAGGAGATCGTGCAGGCGGTGCTGATCGCCGACAACAATGTGTGGAACTTCAAGCCACTCTCCGACGAGGGCTCCACG GCCCTGCTGCCGCTGGTCAACGTGCGGATGCTGGACTACGCTCTCATGGCGCTAAACCGCAGCGGCGTGGAGGAGGTGTTCGTGTACACCAGCCTCTATCGCTCGAGCATCCGGGAGCACATCAG GGCCGGCATTGCCACGGACGCAGCCTGGTCATTCAAGATGACCGTCCATGTGATTGGCGGCGAGGGCTGTCGCTGCTTCGGCGATGCCATGCGTGATCTGGACAATAAGGCGCTGATCCGTGGCAACTTCATTCTGCTCGGCGCCGATACGGTGACCAATGCCGATCTGCGCCCTGTGCTGGAGCAGCACAAGCGGCAGGCCAAGTTCGACAAGGGCACGGCCGCCACGCTGGTGTTCAAGGAGTGTGCCAACAATGTGCGCACTGGCAACGAGGTGCTGATCGCCGTGGACCGTCGCAACGATCGGCTGcactaccaccagcggctgcGGATGCACCACAAGGAGAATCGCTACCAAATACCTCTGGACGTCTTTCTGGGCAACTCGTGTGTGGCGCTGCACCACAACCTCCTAGATCCGCAGATTGCCATTGGCTCGCCCTCAATGCTGTCCCTCTTCAACGACAACTTTGACTTTCAGACGCGTGATGACTTCGTCAGGGGTCTGCTGATAAACGAGGAGCTGCTGGACAGCAGGATATATGTGGCACTGCTGCCGGCAGCCCAGTACGCGCACAAGGTGAACAACTGGCCGGCCTACCAGCTGGTTAGCCGGGACATCATTAACCGCTGGGCCTACCCCTTCGTTCCGGACATTGGCCTTTACAAGCTGCAGCAGGAGTACGTCTTCCACAAGGACAATATCTACAAGAGCCCCGAGGCGCAAGTCTCGAAAGTGGCTTTGCTTCAGAACGTGGTCATCGAAGCGGGCAGTCACGTAGACAGTGGCTCAGTGATTGGTGACAGCGTGATTGGCGCCAATTGCCGGATCGGCAAGAACTGTCGACTGACCAATGCGTTCCTCATGGCCGGCGTCACCGTAATGGACAACTGCAGACTAGAGCACTGCGTGGTGGGCGAAGGAGCCATCATCAACGAGGATTGTGACGTGAGCGCGGGCTGTGTGCTCGGTGCTAAAAGCGTGCTGCCTGCCAAAACAACGCTGGCGAAGACCCTTATCACCAGGACGCCCAGCAGACGTCGTAGCGAGGATGAGGTGGTAGTGGAGGTGAAGTCCATCGGTCCGGAAGCCTATATTGTCAGCGATTTGACGACAGGGGATCCCGAGGACTCGGAGGGCGAGGACTTGTTGCCACAGCAGCCGCTCAGCATACCCAAAATGGGAGACTTGCTGGCGCCGCTGGAAGAGATCAGTTACTGCAGCGATTTTAGCGAGGACGACGAGGATGCCTCGCGAGCGGTGACGCCACTGCCCGATGACACAAACA TTTTCCTGGGCGAAGTCATCGATTCCTTGACACGGGGTTTCCGGGAGAAGTCCAACCCTGACTTCCTTGTCCTAGAAATCAACTCCTCGCGCTATGCGTACAACATGTCCCTCAAGGAAGTCAATTTCAACGTGGTGAAGGCCGTTTTTGGAATGCAGAGCATCGTGGAACCGGCCAACGACAACGTTTTAGTGGCCATAAACGCAGCCTTTAAGCAACTGGGCCCTGTGGTATCCAACTACATTAAGAGCGAGGATGCCATGATGGATTGTCTCAAGGCGCTGGAG GATGTGTACGAGGAGAATCATCTGGTGCGGGGGAAGATCTCGCAGATCGTGCACTATCTGTACGACAAGGACTTTGTGTCCGAGAGTGCCATACAGGCGTGGTACGAGCAGTTGGACGAGGAGGAGCATGCACACCTGCGCCAAAGCCTCGCCAAGCTCGTAGCTTGGTTGGATCAATCCAGCGAAGaagatgatgacgacgacgaggaggaggacgatgaCTAA
- the LOC117146557 gene encoding type II inositol 1,4,5-trisphosphate 5-phosphatase: MDTLSEAVANGTATAATRTTKDIVKERFKEDETIEYIFEAYQIKGPEYSNRLLALVSSQSGGTFAIIAFSYLRTPLSSANELIINKVFAIDHNFQLRQDSKSSITTQQFDLSTAEDGPIKYYYYATEGHHYEEFVAKVISFKSTMAQHDPETVLNFRWLNDYRQIGEVKQELKKRESEYIVYKDIIIYCATWNVNNKTCSDSNNPLRSWLACSEKPPDIYAIGLQELDTPTKAMLNSTQVQAIEKQWIDKMMDSVHPDVEYEILMSHRLVATMLTVIVRKQLRQHIIRCRPKSVARGIFNTLGNKGGVAISLQLNEGNICFVNSHLAAHMGYVEERNQDYNAIVEGIRFDDGRTISDHDHIFWVGDLNYRIQEPPGQQRPGPLSDAQTYELLLQYDQLRQEMRRGKCFEGYTEGEIKFRPTYKYDPGTDNYDSSEKQRAPAYCDRVLWKGTRIEQLAYNSIMEIRQSDHKPVYAVFQVKVKTRDEVKYKRVQEEVLKAVDKRENDNQPQINVEKTVIDFGTVRFNEPSTRDFNVYNNCPLPVDFSFKEKDIHAICEPWLHVDPRQDSLLIDSARSIRLKMNANVRTIAGLLRKIRASDNFDILILHVENGRDIFITVTGDYQPSCFGLSMETMCRTDRPLSEYSQDQIKQLMNDESPEYRVTMPREFFLLIDYLYRQGSKQVGAFPSYDSRLSLGAQFNSVRDWLDTWSDDPFPANAETAAQALLLLLDLPEHALLEPVVENLLECTNKSQAMDYISLLSPPKRNVFMHLCMFLRAGIESQFYDLHQVASTFGRILLRSTERAAWMDYHSRCIQFMRLFIDTDVEAMGNGNEGAGTGTGSGSGTRAGLQA; encoded by the exons ATGGACACGTTGAGCGAGGCAGTGGCCAATGGAACCGCGACTGCGGCCACCAGGACGACCAAGGACATCGTCAAGGAGCGCTTCAAGGAGGACGAGACCATAGAATAC ATATTCGAGGCATATCAGATCAAAGGACCAGAGTACTCCAACCGGCTTCTGGCCCTGGTTTCATCGCAGTCGGGCGGCACGTTTGCCATCATCGCGTTCTCCTACTTGCGCACTCCATTGTCCTCCGCGAATGAGCTGATCATCAACAAGGTGTTCGCAATCGACCACAATTTCCAGTTGCGACAGG ACAGCAAGAGCTCGATCACCACGCAACAGTTTGACCTGTCCACAGCCGAGGATGGCCCCATCAAGTATTACTACTACGCCACGGAGGGCCACCACTACGAGGAGTTTGTGGCCAAGGTGATTTCCTTCAAGAGCACCATGGCGCAGCATGATCCCGAGACGGTGCTTAACTTCAGGTGGCTGAACGACTACCGGCAAATCGGAGAAGTGAAGCAGGAGCTGAAGAAGCGGGAGAGCGAGTACATTGTCTACAAGGACATAAT CATCTACTGCGCCACTTGGAATGTGAACAACAAGACCTGCAGCGACAGCAACAATCCACTGCGATCCTGGCTGGCTTGCAGTGAGAAGCCGCCGGATATCTACGCGATTGGACTGCAGGAGCTGGATACTCCCACAAAAGCTATGTTGAACTCCACGCAGGTGCAGGCCATCGAGAAGCAATGGAT CGATAAGATGATGGACAGCGTCCACCCAGACGTAGAGTACGAAATCCTGATGTCGCACCGCCTGGTGGCCACCATGTTGACGGTCATCGTGCGCAAGCAGCTGCGGCAGCACATCATCCGCTGCCGGCCCAAGTCGGTGGCCCGCGGCATCTTCAATACGCTAGGCAACAAGGGCGGTGTCGCCATCAGCCTGCAGCTCAACGAGGGCAACATCTGCTTTGTGAACTCCCACCTGGCTGCCCACATGGGCTACGTGGAGGAGCGGAATCAGGACTACAACGCCATCGTGGAGGGTATACGCTTCGATGATGGCCGAACAATCAGTGACCATGA TCACATCTTTTGGGTCGGCGATTTGAATTACCGCATCCAGGAGCCACCCGGCCAACAGCGACCAGGACCACTGAGCGATGCCCAGACCTacgagctgctgctgcagtacgACCAGCTACGTCAGGAGATGCGGCGTGGAAAGTGCTTTGAAGGCTACACTGAGGGCGAGATCAAGTTCCGGCCGACTTACAAGTATGATCCGGGCACGGACAACTACGACAGCAGCGAGAAGCAGCGGGCGCCGGCCTACTGCGATCGAGTGCTCTGGAAGGGCACACGCATCGAGCAGCTGGCCTACAACAGCATCATGGAGATTCGGCAGAGCGATCACAAGCCCGTGTACGCCGTGTTTCAGGTGAAGGTTAAGACTCGCGATGAGGTCAAGTACAAACGGGTGCAGGAGGAGGTGCTGAAGGCAGTGGACAAGCGGGAGAACGACAACCAGCCGCAGATCAATGTCGAGAAGACGGTCATCGATTTCGGAACTGTGCGATTTAACGAGCCGAGCACACGGGACTTCAACGTCTATAACAACTGCCCACTACCTGTGGACTTCAGTTTCAAAGAGAAGGACATACACGCCATCTGCGAGCCATGGCTGCACGTCGATCCGCGCCAAGACTCGCTGCTGATCGACTCCGCCCGAAGCATTCGGCTGAAAATGAATGCCAATGTGCGCACCATTGCCGGTTTGCTACGCAAGATCCGCGCCAGCGACAACTTCGATATTCTTATCCTCCATGTGGAGAACGGGCGTGACATCTTCATCACGGTTACCGGCGACTATCAGCCCAGTTGCTTTGGCCTTTCCATGGAGACGATGTGCCGCACCGACCGACCACTAAGCGAGTATTCTCAAGATCAGATTAAGCAACTC ATGAATGACGAATCACCGGAATACCGTGTGACGATGCCCCGGGAATTCTTTCTGCTGATCGACTACCTGTACAGGCAGGGCTCCAAGCAGGTGGGCGCCTTCCCGTCCTACGACTCGCGTCTCTCCCTCGGCGCTCAATTTAACTCGGTTCGCGATTGGTTGGACACCTGGTCGGATGATCCATTCC CTGCCAACGCAGAGACGGCTGCGCAGgcgctgctgcttttgctggaTCTGCCGGAGCATGCGCTGCTGGAGCCTGTAGTCGAGAATCTGCTGGAGTGCACCAACAAGTCGCAGGCTATGGACTACATTTCGCTGTTGAGTCCCCCCAAGCGCAATGTTTTCATGCACCTGTGTATGTTCCTGCGCGCGGGCATCGAGAGTCAGTTCTATGATCTGCATCAAGTCG CATCCACCTTTGGCCGCATTCTGTTGCGCAGCACCGAGCGCGCCGCCTGGATGGACTACCACAGCCGCTGCATACAGTTCATGCGGCTCTTCATCGACACCGACGTCGAGGCGATGGGCAACGGCAATGAGGGCGCCGGAACTGGAACAGGCTCGGGATCCGGGACCCGGGCGGGTCTGCAGGCATAG
- the LOC117146554 gene encoding WD repeat-containing protein 7, producing the protein MVSTNLVVPVVLWGPTAPTHCISSVFLSDDQFTLVTGCYDGQICLWQVEPTTLKMSPRCLLVGHSAPVLCLVRASLLPENNFLVSSSENGEMCTWDLTDGKCMEAVKLPQVHTQIQSYHTANSEDVRLFCIGYYAEIMVMDPFSLEVIYVLSSKVKPDWISAIHVLRPMRRKDDVVLAITTTGTVKVWTLTGNENKHAEPIYENESKEIRCLNAITMNCCAQNQRTVLLVCTKYWQIYDAGDFTVLCSVIAPARERWQGGDFITSDRVMLWTDEGKGYLYKLPANCIPDNKEFHSKSVVRDAPYLYYVLQHAGDKVLSCPPAMKLLQGAGGQHNLLRGDSEGYISVWNVPEVPLDNISILQAKQMPPRPLKPHVCTSLVEAWSIMDPPPVGILDQLSRITESPVKLTSSIYLPQQSRLVIGREDGSIVIVPATQTVMMQLLVGIKQNFSDWPSHQILYGHRGRVNCLLCPSMIHSRYEKSHLLSGGIDFAVCLWDLYSGSLLHRFCVHAGEITQLLVPPESCSPRILKCICSVASDHSVTLVSLQERKCVTLASRHLFPVVTIKWRPLDDFLIVGCSDGSVYVWQMETGHLDRVLHGMLAEEVLSACDEQAEDGGSGGGGGGSNGASASEMGMANPAVHFFRGLKSRNMNAIRHATQRGITQLQQLQGHNQGNFDFLMKHRSNPLVIQGLRTNPKDAESHILFFDIEGLIFELHSEEYAQMTPATLESLGVHLQNPKDGKSMHLDASKKIGDFFNKVKNKAVDVEKILKDKDKHGLVQKFKEKTEIVEKKVQAKVESLQKAVEPHEEQQDLKSKIASKMEVTHVMEVAQLLLSLLHSWGLDPHLDKMCETRLGLLRPIVPISYGVLSKAGYMSLLLPTWQNNYAIPPGIQLPSSSKKRPLPEELQRLEHLTAVFTSRLHWELSTTLTTNHILALVAMSNTLLSMSAASFLPDSEKHKKLQRLAQRTDSTLSNEEEREELMAHHISQIKHAWSLLATHHCFLLPDKIEALEPKKFKRPQVEMMVKRWQHHCIEIREAAQQILLGELTRMGKKGRKQLVESWAQYLPLYTHTEPIVGAQQQLALISQPASGGAGSGSGGNGGVGVGGSGGGAAGSGSGPGGSVPGGDAHQDEDYEEEEEEIIRKPSSLSELKRKQTTAVILLGVIGAEFGQDISQESPNHRGSISMATGANLTSGVAGGERRKSSVVEGFGIANNLARLTSMALAHLLYAPPSPKLPQYTPLRRAAIDLLGRGFTVWEPYLDVSKVLLGLLEISCEGKAVPNLNYKLPLTPQADACRTARHALRLIATARPAAFITTMAREVARYNTMQQNAQSINTPLTQSVLHKAKGEILQCVEMLIDKMQSEIAGLLVEVMDIALHCVDGNELKNRGLAELCPAICKFNQISHCAQTRRIAVGANSGNLAIYELRQNKCQMIPAHTHPITSLAFSPDGKYLVSYSCAENRLSFWQTSTGMFGLGQSQTRCTKGYSTAPIPDVSRLNPMRLAKLVWINNRTVTLMLADGSETRFNV; encoded by the coding sequence ATGGTGAGTACCAATCTGGTGGTGCCAGTGGTGCTGTGGGGTCCCACCGCGCCCACGCACTGCATCTCTAGCGTGTTCCTCTCGGACGATCAGTTTACCCTGGTCACCGGCTGCTACGATGGACAGATCTGCCTTTGGCAAGTGGAGCCCACCACCCTGAAGATGTCGCCGCGGTGCCTATTGGTGGGCCATTCGGCGCCCGTTTTGTGCTTAGTGCGTGCCTCGCTTCTGCCGGAGAACAACTTCCTGGTCAGCTCGTCTGAGAACGGAGAGATGTGCACCTGGGATCTTACGGACGGCAAGTGCATGGAGGCAGTCAAGCTTCCCCAGGTACACACCCAAATCCAGAGCTACCACACCGCTAACAGCGAGGATGTGCGCCTCTTTTGCATTGGCTACTATGCTGAAATCATGGTCATGGATCCGTTCAGCCTAGAGGTGATCTACGTGCTCAGCTCAAAGGTCAAACCGGATTGGATATCCGCTATTCACGTACTGCGTCCCATGCGTCGCAAGGATGACGTAGTGTTGGCCATCACCACCACCGGAACCGTGAAGGTCTGGACTCTGACGGGCAACGAGAACAAACACGCGGAACCCATTTACGAGAACGAATCCAAGGAGATCCGCTGCCTGAATGCCATCACCATGAATTGCTGTGCCCAGAACCAGCGCACAGTGCTCTTAGTTTGTACCAAATACTGGCAGATCTACGATGCCGGCGACTTCACTGTACTCTGCTCCGTAATCGCTCCGGCAAGGGAACGTTGGCAGGGCGGCGACTTCATCACCTCCGACCGGGTAATGCTATGGACAGATGAGGGAAAGGGCTACTTGTACAAGCTGCCCGCAAACTGCATTCCCGACAACAAGGAGTTCCACTCGAAGAGTGTGGTCAGGGATGCACCTTACCTCTACTACGTGTTGCAACACGCCGGTGATAAGGTGCTGTCGTGCCCCCCAGCCATGAAGTTGCTTCAGGGCGCCGGTGGCCAGCACAATCTTCTGCGCGGAGACTCCGAGGGATACATCTCTGTGTGGAATGTGCCGGAGGTGCCGTTAGACAATATTAGCATACTGCAGGCCAAACAGATGCCGCCGCGACCCCTCAAGCCGCACGTGTGCACTTCGTTGGTCGAGGCGTGGTCCATAATGGATCCACCACCCGTGGGCATCCTGGATCAGCTGTCCCGCATCACAGAGTCGCCGGTGAAGCTCACCTCGAGCATCTATCTGCCACAGCAGAGTCGCCTGGTGATCGGACGCGAGGATGGCAGCATAGTCATAGTCCCAGCCACCCAGACAGTGATGATGCAGCTGCTGGTAGGCATCAAGCAGAACTTCAGCGATTGGCCCTCGCATCAGATCCTCTACGGTCATCGTGGAAGGGTCAATTGCCTGCTGTGCCCCTCGATGATTCACTCGAGATACGAGAAGTCGCATCTACTTTCCGGCGGCATCGATTTCGCCGTGTGTCTGTGGGATCTGTACAGCGGCAGCTTGCTGCATCGGTTTTGCGTTCATGCGGGTGAGATCACACAACTGCTGGTGCCGCCAGAGAGCTGTAGTCCAAGAATCCTGAAATGTATATGTTCGGTGGCCTCGGACCATTCCGTTACGCTAGTGTCCCTTCAGGAGCGCAAGTGTGTGACCCTGGCAAGCAGACATCTATTCCCTGTGGTTACCATTAAATGGCGTCCCCTGGACGACTTTCTAATCGTAGGCTGTTCCGATGGCAGCGTGTACGTTTGGCAAATGGAAACGGGTCACCTCGATCGAGTGCTTCACGGGATGCTGGCAGAGGAAGTCCTTTCCGCTTGCGATGAACAGGCGGAGGATGGCGGCTcgggcggcggcggcggtggttcCAATGGTGCATCTGCCAGCGAGATGGGTATGGCCAATCCGGCGGTGCACTTCTTCCGTGGCCTGAAGTCGCGCAACATGAATGCAATCCGTCATGCTACCCAGCGCGGGATAACGCAGCTCCAGCAACTTCAGGGTCATAACCAAGGAAACTTCGACTTCCTGATGAAGCACCGCAGCAATCCTTTGGTGATCCAGGGTCTTCGTACTAATCCAAAGGACGCGGAGAGCCACATCCTTTTCTTTGACATCGAGGGACTGATCTTTGAATTGCATAGCGAGGAATACGCACAGATGACACCAGCTACCTTGGAATCACTTGGTGTCCACCTGCAGAATCCCAAAGATGGCAAATCGATGCATTTGGATGCTAGCAAGAAGATCGGTGACTTCTTCAACAAGGTGAAGAACAAGGCCGTGGATGTTGAGAAGATTCTAAAGGACAAAGACAAACACGGGCTGGTGCAGAAGTTCAAGGAGAAAACAGAGATTGTCGAGAAGAAAGTACAGGCCAAGGTGGAGAGCCTGCAAAAGGCAGTAGAGCCGCACGAAGAGCAGCAGGACCTGAAGAGCAAAATCGCTTCCAAGATGGAGGTCACGCATGTTATGGAGGTAGCCCAGCTACTTCTTTCGCTGCTCCATTCCTGGGGCCTGGATCCACATCTAGACAAGATGTGCGAGACGCGCTTGGGCCTGCTTAGACCCATTGTTCCCATCTCATACGGAGTGCTTTCCAAGGCCGGCTAtatgtcgctgctgctgcccacATGGCAGAACAACTATGCCATACCACCCGGAATCCAGCTTCCCTCCAGCTCCAAGAAGCGCCCGCTGCCAGAGGAGCTGCAGCGCTTGGAGCATCTCACGGCTGTTTTCACATCCCGTCTGCATTGGGAGCTCAGCACTACGTTGACCACTAACCATATTCTCGCGCTGGTGGCCATGTCCAACACGCTGCTGTCGATGAGCGCGGCCTCCTTTCTGCCGGACAGCGAGAAGCACAAGAAGCTGCAGCGCTTGGCCCAGCGCACGGACTCCACATTGAGCAACGAGGAAGAGCGCGAGGAGCTGATGGCCCACCACATCTCTCAGATCAAGCACGCCTGGAGCCTGCTTGCTACCCACCATTGCTTCCTGTTGCCCGACAAAATTGAGGCCCTGGAGCCCAAGAAATTCAAGCGTCCACAGGTGGAAATGATGGTCAAGCGCTGGCAGCATCACTGCATAGAGATCAGGGAGGCGGCCCAGCAGATCCTTTTGGGCGAGCTTACTCGGATGGGCAAGAAGGGTCGCAAGCAGCTAGTCGAGAGCTGGGCACAATACCTGCCACTCTACACGCACACCGAGCCCATAGTGGGAGCCCAACAGCAGTTGGCCCTGATAAGCCAGCCGGCAAGCGGAGGAGCTGGCTCGGGATCGGGCGGCAATGGAGGGGTGGGCGTCGGAGGCTCCGGAGGCGGTGCTGCTGGGAGTGGTAGCGGACCAGGTGGCAGCGTTCCTGGCGGAGATGCCCACCAAGATGAAGACTACgaagaggaagaggaggagATTATACGCAAACCATCCAGCTTGTCGGAGCTAAAGCGCAAACAAACTACGGCAGTAATCCTACTGGGTGTTATAGGAGCAGAATTTGGACAGGATATATCCCAGGAGTCGCCGAATCACCGTGGAAGTATTAGCATGGCCACGGGAGCTAATCTAACCAGTGGAGTTGCTGGCGGGGAACGGCGAAAATCCAGTGTCGTGGAGGGCTTCGGCATAGCCAACAATCTAGCCCGTCTTACTTCAATGGCCCTGGCTCACCTGCTGTACGCACCACCATCTCCCAAGCTGCCGCAATACACGCCACTGCGCCGGGCAGCCATCGATCTATTGGGTCGTGGATTTACCGTGTGGGAGCCGTACCTGGATGTGTCCAAGGTGCTCCTCGGCCTGCTGGAGATATCGTGCGAGGGCAAAGCAGTGCCAAATCTGAACTACAAACTCCCACTAACCCCGCAAGCGGATGCCTGCCGAACCGCCAGGCACGCTCTGCGTTTGATAGCCACCGCTCGGCCGGCGGCGTTCATCACTACGATGGCGCGCGAGGTAGCCAGGTACAATACGATGCAGCAGAACGCGCAGTCCATCAACACGCCGCTCACCCAGTCCGTTCTGCACAAGGCCAAGGGCGAGATTCTGCAGTGCGTTGAGATGCTAATCGACAAGATGCAGTCGGAGATCGCCGGCCTCCTTGTGGAGGTGATGGACATCGCCCTGCACTGCGTGGACGGCAACGAACTGAAGAACCGCGGCCTGGCGGAGCTGTGTCCTGCCATCTGCAAGTTTAACCAGATCTCGCACTGCGCCCAAACACGCCGCATCGCCGTGGGCGCCAATAGTGGCAACCTTGCCATATACGAGCTGCGCCAGAACAAGTGCCAGATGATCCCGGCCCACACGCATCCGATCACCTCGCTGGCCTTCTCGCCGGACGGCAAGTACCTGGTCTCGTACTCCTGCGCAGAGAACCGCCTCTCCTTCTGGCAGACCTCAACGGGGATGTTCGGACTGGGCCAGTCGCAGACGCGCTGTACGAAGGGCTACTCCACGGCCCCCATTCCGGATGTGTCGCGCCTGAATCCGATGCGCCTGGCCAAGCTAGTGTGGATCAACAATCGCACGGTGACCCTCATGCTGGCCGACGGATCCGAGACGCGGTTCAATGTCTAA